The following are encoded in a window of Deinococcus budaensis genomic DNA:
- a CDS encoding V-type ATP synthase subunit B: protein MTLLKKEYNDVAYISGPLLFVNAASDLAYNAIVEIKDGTGRIRGGQVISVSDENAVIQVFEETRGLDLATASVSLVEDVARLGVSKEMVGRRFDGLGRPIDGLPAVVAERRLSINGQAMNPAARAKPEEFIQTGISTIDVNTSLIRGQKLPIFSGSGLPHNELAAQIARQAKVPGHEGDFAVVFAAMGLTQREVSFFTQEFERTGALARSVLFLNRADDPAVERLLTPRMALTTAEYLAFEHGYHVLVILTDLTNYCEALREIGGAREEIPGRRGYPGYMYTDLANLYERAGVVDGRPGSVTQLPILSMPDDDITHPIPDLTGYITEGQIVVDRGLNAKGVFPPINPLPSLSRLQGNGIGKGKTRADHKNVSDQLFAAYANGLDLRKLVAITGEDALTENDKLFLRFADDFENYFIGQGDQDRSIEDSLTVAWGILSKLPQSQLTRLSRDSIDKFYGTKIDEMWRGNRI from the coding sequence GTGACCCTGCTCAAGAAGGAATACAACGACGTCGCCTATATCTCCGGACCGCTGCTGTTCGTGAATGCGGCCAGCGACCTGGCGTACAACGCCATCGTGGAGATCAAGGACGGCACCGGCCGCATCCGTGGCGGTCAGGTCATCTCGGTCTCCGACGAGAACGCCGTGATTCAGGTGTTCGAGGAGACGCGCGGCCTCGACCTCGCCACCGCCTCGGTCAGCCTGGTCGAGGACGTGGCCCGGCTGGGCGTCTCCAAGGAGATGGTCGGCCGCCGCTTCGACGGCCTGGGCCGCCCCATCGACGGGCTGCCCGCCGTGGTCGCCGAGCGCCGCCTCTCCATCAACGGCCAGGCGATGAACCCCGCCGCCCGCGCCAAGCCCGAGGAGTTCATCCAGACCGGGATCAGCACCATCGACGTGAACACGTCGCTGATTCGCGGGCAGAAGCTCCCCATCTTCAGTGGATCGGGGCTGCCGCACAACGAACTCGCCGCGCAGATCGCCCGTCAAGCGAAGGTGCCCGGCCACGAGGGCGACTTCGCGGTGGTCTTCGCCGCGATGGGCCTGACCCAGCGCGAGGTCTCCTTTTTCACCCAGGAGTTCGAGCGCACGGGCGCGCTGGCTAGAAGTGTGCTGTTCCTCAACCGCGCCGACGACCCCGCCGTCGAGCGGCTGCTCACCCCGCGCATGGCGCTGACGACCGCCGAGTACCTGGCGTTCGAGCACGGCTACCACGTGCTGGTGATCCTGACCGACCTGACGAACTACTGCGAGGCGCTGCGTGAGATCGGCGGCGCCCGTGAGGAGATTCCAGGTCGGCGCGGGTACCCCGGTTATATGTACACCGACCTGGCGAACCTCTACGAGCGCGCCGGCGTGGTGGACGGCCGCCCCGGCTCGGTCACCCAGCTCCCGATCCTCTCGATGCCCGACGACGACATCACCCACCCCATCCCCGACCTGACCGGCTACATCACCGAGGGCCAGATCGTGGTGGACCGTGGCCTGAACGCCAAGGGCGTGTTTCCGCCGATCAACCCGCTGCCCTCTCTGTCGCGCCTTCAGGGCAACGGCATCGGCAAGGGCAAGACCCGCGCGGACCACAAGAACGTCTCCGACCAGCTGTTCGCCGCCTACGCCAACGGCCTCGACCTGCGCAAGCTCGTCGCGATCACCGGCGAGGACGCGCTGACCGAGAACGACAAGCTGTTCCTCCGCTTCGCAGACGACTTCGAGAACTACTTCATCGGCCAGGGCGACCAGGACCGCAGCATCGAGGACTCGCTCACGGTCGCCTGGGGCATTCTCTCCAAGCTGCCCCAGAGCCAGCTCACCCGCCTTTCGCGCGACTCCATCGACAAGTTCTACGGAACCAAGATCGACGAGATGTGGCGGGGCAACCGGATCTAA
- a CDS encoding V-type ATP synthase subunit D: MAGQISPTRSALLASKASLKTASSGADLLKRKRDALIGEFFALVKDALAAREQLGGISKGAYTSLFGAKAWDSPEAVESLSLAGTGDYAIDMQIESIYGVKVPKINLPERARAANFSPINVGARTIQAATEFGGVMDAIVRVAATETKLRRIGEEIKKTSRRVNALEQVLIPSIQDDIRFIRGVLDQRERESSFVLKKIKAKLEAEAAQDEPNVQAGTHGSAAD; encoded by the coding sequence ATGGCAGGACAGATCAGCCCGACCCGCAGCGCCCTGCTCGCCAGCAAGGCCAGCCTCAAGACCGCGTCGAGCGGCGCGGACCTGCTCAAGCGCAAGCGCGACGCGTTGATCGGCGAGTTCTTCGCCCTGGTCAAAGACGCCCTCGCGGCGCGCGAGCAGCTGGGCGGCATCAGCAAGGGCGCCTACACCAGCCTGTTCGGCGCCAAGGCCTGGGACAGCCCCGAGGCGGTCGAGAGCCTTAGCCTGGCCGGCACGGGCGACTACGCGATCGACATGCAGATCGAGAGCATCTACGGCGTCAAGGTGCCCAAGATCAACCTTCCCGAGCGCGCGCGCGCAGCCAACTTCAGCCCGATCAACGTCGGGGCGCGCACCATCCAGGCCGCCACCGAGTTCGGCGGCGTGATGGACGCCATCGTGCGGGTCGCCGCGACCGAGACGAAGCTGCGCCGGATCGGCGAGGAGATCAAGAAGACCTCGCGCCGGGTGAACGCGCTGGAGCAGGTGTTGATTCCCAGCATTCAGGACGACATCCGCTTCATTCGCGGGGTGCTTGACCAGCGCGAGCGCGAGAGCAGCTTCGTGCTGAAGAAGATCAAGGCCAAGCTCGAAGCCGAGGCCGCCCAGGACGAGCCGAACGTGCAGGCCGGAACCCACGGCAGCGCCGCTGACTGA
- a CDS encoding phosphohydrolase encodes MTGPVGQPLVARAEAFARPFYAAPDRAYHDAAHVQQMLGAPASRGVLTPALRLAAWGHDLISDPQAGNNEARSADVFGKWLRAEDADPGLLRGVRALILVTQHTYPPSTRVEALLADADLGILGSDPQVFAAYDAAIRREYAFVPEAAYRAGRAQVLRTFLSRERLYWTPEFAGLEAQARANLSAAAQRLE; translated from the coding sequence GTGACCGGCCCCGTTGGACAGCCTCTGGTCGCGCGGGCCGAGGCGTTCGCGCGCCCCTTTTATGCTGCGCCGGACCGGGCCTACCACGACGCGGCGCACGTGCAGCAGATGCTCGGTGCTCCCGCCTCGCGCGGTGTGCTTACCCCGGCGCTGAGGCTGGCTGCCTGGGGCCACGACCTGATCTCCGACCCCCAGGCCGGGAACAACGAGGCGCGGAGTGCGGACGTGTTCGGGAAGTGGCTGAGGGCAGAGGACGCCGACCCGGGCCTGCTCCGGGGGGTCCGGGCGCTGATCCTCGTCACCCAACATACCTACCCGCCTTCGACGCGCGTGGAGGCGCTGCTGGCCGACGCCGACCTGGGCATCCTGGGCAGCGACCCACAGGTGTTCGCGGCCTACGACGCGGCGATCCGCCGGGAATACGCCTTCGTGCCGGAGGCGGCCTACCGCGCCGGACGGGCACAGGTGCTGCGGACCTTTCTGAGCCGCGAACGCCTCTACTGGACCCCGGAGTTCGCGGGACTGGAGGCGCAGGCGCGGGCCAACCTCAGCGCTGCCGCCCAGCGGCTGGAATAA
- a CDS encoding NAD(P)H-dependent glycerol-3-phosphate dehydrogenase: MGLSVPGQGVPVLGAGGWGSALAVAVTRAGRPATLWARRPDFAARLSEVRENREYLPGVPLPPGVVVTSELGGAVEGADFALVVVPSVGVPELLAGLPRGLGVVLCAKGLAPDGGRLSDLARGLGFGRVAVLSGPNHAEEIGRGLPAASVVASTDPGLAEAVQSALLSPALRVYTSRDEVGVELGGVLKNVIALAAGMGDGLGLGDNAKAALLTRGLLEMRRYLVSQGAHEDTVYGLSGLGDLIATATSRHSRNRAAGEAIARGQDPGQGGKVVEGLRTAGLLEAWATAHGHDLPIVRAVAQVASGEWTPAEGISSLMERDAKPELEG; the protein is encoded by the coding sequence ATGGGCCTGAGCGTTCCGGGGCAGGGCGTTCCGGTGCTGGGGGCGGGCGGCTGGGGCAGCGCCCTGGCGGTGGCGGTCACCCGGGCGGGGCGCCCCGCGACCCTCTGGGCACGCCGTCCCGACTTTGCCGCGCGGCTCTCGGAGGTGCGCGAGAACCGTGAGTACCTGCCGGGCGTCCCGCTGCCGCCGGGGGTGGTCGTCACCTCCGAACTGGGGGGGGCAGTCGAGGGCGCCGACTTCGCCCTGGTTGTGGTGCCCAGCGTCGGGGTGCCGGAACTGCTCGCGGGGCTGCCGCGCGGCCTGGGCGTGGTGCTGTGCGCCAAGGGGCTGGCCCCGGACGGTGGGCGCCTCAGCGATCTGGCGCGGGGACTGGGCTTCGGGCGGGTGGCGGTCCTCAGCGGCCCCAACCACGCCGAGGAGATCGGGCGCGGCCTGCCCGCCGCGTCGGTGGTGGCGAGCACCGACCCCGGGCTGGCGGAGGCGGTGCAGTCGGCGCTGCTCTCCCCCGCCCTGCGCGTCTATACCAGCCGCGACGAGGTCGGCGTGGAACTGGGCGGCGTGCTGAAAAACGTGATCGCGCTGGCGGCGGGAATGGGTGACGGCCTGGGCCTGGGCGACAACGCCAAGGCCGCCCTGCTCACGCGCGGCCTGCTGGAGATGCGCCGCTACCTCGTCTCGCAGGGCGCCCACGAGGACACCGTCTACGGGCTGAGCGGGCTGGGCGACCTGATCGCCACCGCCACCAGCCGCCACAGCCGCAACCGCGCCGCCGGGGAAGCCATTGCCCGTGGGCAGGACCCCGGGCAGGGCGGCAAGGTCGTCGAGGGTCTGCGGACGGCGGGCCTGCTGGAAGCCTGGGCCACTGCCCACGGCCACGACCTGCCCATCGTGCGGGCGGTGGCCCAGGTGGCGAGTGGCGAGTGGACCCCGGCCGAGGGCATCTCCAGCCTGATGGAGCGGGACGCCAAACCCGAGCTGGAAGGCTGA
- a CDS encoding class I SAM-dependent DNA methyltransferase: MHHLPFTALAAVYDAIMADVEYDHWADFVLTYARDGGLETGSALDLACGTGGFTRELHQAGWRVRGLDGSPEMLAVARTRLPEDLRLDVGDLRTFDLGETFDLVTCVFDSFNNLLTPADLGAALARARAHLRPGGLLACDLNTRLAVRELWEGGAVEGLATTPDGREVHYHWSHHHDPEENLGVVQAFCRLHDGAGGTQEFVETHRERGYDPADLEPLLQAAGFARWEIVEYPDYAPPTPETPRVWVFAWA, encoded by the coding sequence ATGCACCATCTGCCCTTCACGGCGCTCGCCGCCGTCTACGACGCGATCATGGCGGATGTGGAGTACGACCACTGGGCGGATTTCGTGCTGACGTACGCCCGCGACGGGGGGCTGGAGACCGGCTCGGCGCTCGACCTCGCCTGCGGTACCGGGGGTTTTACCCGCGAGCTGCACCAGGCAGGCTGGCGGGTGCGCGGTCTGGACGGCAGTCCCGAGATGCTGGCTGTGGCGCGCACCCGGTTGCCGGAAGACCTCCGGTTGGACGTGGGCGACCTGCGGACCTTCGACCTGGGAGAGACCTTTGACCTAGTGACCTGCGTGTTCGACAGCTTCAACAACCTGCTGACGCCCGCCGACCTGGGCGCCGCACTGGCCCGCGCCCGCGCGCACCTGCGCCCCGGCGGGCTGCTCGCCTGCGACCTGAACACCCGGCTGGCCGTGCGCGAGCTGTGGGAGGGCGGCGCGGTCGAGGGGCTGGCGACCACCCCGGATGGCCGCGAGGTCCATTACCACTGGTCGCACCACCACGACCCCGAGGAGAACCTCGGCGTGGTGCAGGCCTTTTGCCGCCTCCACGACGGCGCGGGCGGCACCCAGGAATTCGTCGAGACCCACCGTGAGCGCGGCTACGACCCCGCCGACCTTGAGCCGCTGTTGCAGGCGGCGGGCTTCGCGCGCTGGGAGATCGTGGAATACCCCGACTACGCGCCGCCCACGCCCGAAACGCCGCGCGTGTGGGTGTTCGCATGGGCCTGA